The following are encoded together in the Zonotrichia albicollis isolate bZonAlb1 chromosome 10, bZonAlb1.hap1, whole genome shotgun sequence genome:
- the HEG1 gene encoding protein HEG homolog 1 isoform X3, whose amino-acid sequence MRTAGAPVELVTMLAGSREWASLPARHGAVPAASRVTGHTVPPASDGDVISQGAGSPENPSAGTVTHLLTHSHPPDPGSHHYAADRLGRGRRAPSTPAAAEGTPPGSEDVSTALAEGTQGGHHGLWNGSGFNTMRTVLLPSSPEAHHPGTDSLSQPMSSWVGTELGTAAASPSPSSALPGSLGQPQASSQASSTQTGAEHIMLRPRGVTGSLTSPLLTASPPMDSTFRGVGSSHQPSNSSATERFGSDFPSTSTSISTTAAKAGGRTLRSLPASTRLVTKAEISTSETEISSSSAQSQTPGVSLGAQGDGGRGVTDPLLSGLPSILGSASTTSGSSYEPPRSIPGAEETTDHLDIQAADMSSMAVGTLMSSENGHTAEVTRHSATSSNPTSSLGGTSSSLRTGTHHLNSTWEATDLPGPPLLTSSLSASEGPFPGVRGSNRPVAEKTSLASSVTSTPISATSSSGGRPPRSASGSSPWAAAKGSTSSSATYRTLGTTQSLSTSSGRETSRAPGSTGMTDFTEVADSPLTHSGSSLSPATGSSHVSFSILSTERRTNFPTTITSVYTTGTKGGGRTLRSLPASTTLAQTTEVSATGTESISSPGHSQSSLGAQGGGGRGSTLSSVNPLLTGSPSAPGSTSPADKASATGGHLSLTSTPGVVGTATREESSTVPVLDTHGASSATGSSAPSPLHTSTLDMVLLSSPAAQPGTQSRVPQSGAGLSELPTKLLPAFSASVSVPSPSATLFIHKEGTPQAPGSHRMWSTKAESLTSQLDTAGDTHTGPVPSSTAWPPVRRVSSGQAGSPEAKVTLSSKAFTYFSAAAEPSTFGSSHGSLSSSGAEKSLSSPITDPVHSSSLSAGAEERMLLSVTGGTLAGGMESSSFHAGAPSSPGPSEPALVEQGRTANASTSSTGFTGFATETVFVRSAKIPTYSSFQNDLTNFSGSHQPVSGSDAEKRTSVSHTDGTYISTTYTRGGERTLLSISNSSTSADSSESSTFFSEISSPFDTSLSSVAHDRQTNASNRSSFVEPSTEPLLVRPSKPSTSASAGIIENTTLVNTASELLTTDRSSLSSSAFPASSSLSSLQHLLSSTPPPTHLFTLSESPEPRLPSVMASSPPLQALPSSLPTSSLPSPSYSLASLLSVFSSPSSISQSSENDQTSTTVATVRQEPSTAATARSSPRETNKPSVTHQPQKSTTFTPTRSPLPTEPMELLGGRVVSMSAPVTVTETASPRDATTHGDSSGKATPLLTTASVPPQTGPTDAPLGPSASAANEGSIVPTVAVTTVKPPVLTTLSGRRPSPGEASTMQDHRAQTPTATKHSYTTGKSTEAMAPTTAKPGKATEENIPVTSPSATPPTIKTTGSIATTLAAAKPTTAPLPSSTVRLRTSPPATEVDKCLSNPCPALATCNNTHGSYICQCPLGYELEKGKCNLVRIFIGQVPLKLNITHGKYTELFHVEREILEVLNASLSGLPGYHHSTVKASREANFVHVSVQSTFSLASNVTFFDVISSVKSYIRACKSPTEACQFISSLKSLHRAGSLCRQKDPECDKETSECTDFDGVALCQCKSGYFKYNKMDHSCRACEDGYKLENETCVSCPFGLGGFNCGNPYQLITVVIAAAGGGLLLIMGIALIVTCCRKNKNDISKLIFKSGDFQMSPYAEYPKNPRAQEWGRETIEMQENGSTKNLLQMTDVYYSPTGLRNPELERNGLFPPYTGLPGSRHSCIYPGQYNPSFISDETRRRDYF is encoded by the exons ATGAGGACTGCTGGTGCTCCTGTGGAGCTGGTGACGAtgctggctgggagcagggagtggGCATCACTGCCTGCCAGGCacggggcagtgccagcagcaagCAGGGTCACAGGGCACACTGTGCCACCTGCCAGTGACGGGGATGTCATCTCTCAAGGAGCAGGATCCCCAGAGAACCCATCTGCTGGCACAGTGACCCACCTGCTCACCCACAGCCATCCCCCCG ACCCTGGAAGCCATCACTATGCTGCAGAcaggctggggagaggcaggagggctCCCAGCacccctgcagctgctgaggggacACCACCAGGCTCTGAAGATGTCAGCACTGCTTtggctgaggggacacagggaggacACCATGGGCTCTGGAATGGGTCAGGGTTTAACACCATGAggacagtgctgctgccttcatCTCCAGAAGCTCATCACCCAG gcactgacagCCTCTCCCAACCCATGAGCAgctgggtgggcacagagctgggcactgcagctgcctcacccagccccagctctgccctccctggctccctgggacagccccaggcCTCCTCCCAAGCTTCAAGCACCCAGACTGGtgcagagcacatcatgctGCGCCCCAGGGGTGTCACAGGGAGCTTGACCAGCCCTTTGCTGACTGCATCACCTCCCATGGACAGCACCTTCAGAG GCGTTGGAAGCAGCCACCAGCCGTCCAACAGCTCAGCCACGGAGAGGTTCGGTTCGGATttccccagcaccagcacctccaTTTCCACAACAGCTGCCAAGGCTGGAGGGAGGACACTGAGGTCTCTGCCAGCCAGCACCAGGCTGGTCACCAAGGCAGAGATTTCCACCTCTGAGACTGaaatcagcagctcctcagcccaGAGCCAGACCCCTGGCGTGTCTCTGGGTGCCCAGGGTGATGGAGGCAGAGGTGTCACAGACCCATTGCTCTCAGGCTTGCCATCCATTTTAGGAAGTGCTTCCACAA CTTCTGGCAGCAGTTATGAACCccccaggagcatcccaggtgcagaagaGACAACGGATCACTTGGACATCCAGGCTGCTGACATGTCCAGCATGGCAGTGGGGACACTGATGTCCTCAGAAAATGGCCACACAGCAGAAGTGACAAGGCactctgccaccagcagcaaCCCCACAAGCTCTCTGGGTGGGACCTCCTCTTCCTTGAGGACTGGGACACATCATCTCAACAGCACATGGGAAGCCACTGATCTCCCAGGCCCTCCTTTGCTCACAAGCTCCCTCTCTGCCTCTGAAGGTCCTTTCCCAG GTGTCAGAGGCAGCAACAGACCAGTGGCAGAGAAAACCTCCCTCGCTTCCTCTGTCACCAGCACTCCCATTTCAGCCACATCCAGCAGTGGGGGGAGGCCCCCCAGGTCAGCCTcgggcagcagcccctgggcagcagccaagGGCTCCACGTCCAGCAGTGCCACGTACAGAACCTTGGGAACAACCCAGTCCTTGTCCACATCTTCTGGGAGAGAGACCTCCAGGGCTCCGGGGTCCACAGGAATGACAGATTTCACTGAGGTGGCAGACTCTCCCCTAACACACTCTGGCTCTTCTCTTTCCCCAG CTACTGGAAGCAGCCATGTGTCATTCAGCATCCTGTCAACAGAGAGAAGAACCAATTTCCCCACCACCATCACCTCTGTTTACACAACAGGCACCAAGGGAGGAGGGAGGACATTAAGGTCTCTGCCAGCCAGCACCACCCTGGCCCAAACAACAGAGGTTTCCGCCACTGGTACTGAAAGCATCAGCTctcctggccattcccagtCTTCTTTGGGAGCCCAGGGTGGTGGTGGCAGAGGTTCCACCCTGTCATCTGTGAACCCATTGCTCACAGGCTCACCATCTGCTCCAGGAAGCACTTCCCCAG CAGACAAGGCCTCAGCAACAGGAGGACACCTGTCTCTCACCAGCACACCCGGTGTGGTGGGAACTGCCACCAGGGAGGAGAgcagcacagtgcctgtgttGGACACCCATGGAGCTTCCAGTGccacagggagctctgctccctctcccctccACACCAGCACCCTGGACATGGTGCTGCTGTCctcaccagcagcacagcctgggacacagagtcgtGTTCCACAGAGCGGGGCCGGACTCAGTGAGCTTCCAACAAAGCTGCTGCCTGCATTTTCTGCCAGCGTTTCAGTGCCTTCACCTTCAGCCACACTCTTCATCCACAAGGAAGGGACACCTCAAGCCCCAGGTAGCCACAGGATGTGGAGCACAAAAGCAGAAAGCCTCACATCTCAGCtggacacagctggggacacccacaCCGGCCCTGTCCCATCCTCCACGGCATGGCCTCCAGTGAGACGTGTGTCATCTGGCCAAGCAGGGTCCCCAGAGGCCAAGGTCACCCTTTCATCCAAGGCCTTCACCTActtctcagctgctgctgaaccTTCCA CATTTGGCAGCAGCCATGGCTCCCTAAGCAGCTCAGGTGCTGAGAAGAGCCTGTCCAGCCCCATCACCGATCCCGTGCACAGTTCATCCCTGTCTGCGGGTGCTGAGGAGAGGATGCTGCTCTCAGTGACAGGTGGCACTCTGGCTGGTGGCATGGAGAGCTCTTCTTTCCATGCTGgagctcccagctctccagggCCATCTGAGCCAGCCCtggtggagcagggcaggacagccaACGCCTCCACCAGCAGCACGGGCTTCACGGGCTTTGCGACAGAGACGGTGTTTGTGCGTTCTGCCAAGATACCCACTTACTCTTCTTTCCAGAATGATCTCACAA ACTTTTCAGGTAGCCATCAGCCAGTCAGTGGCAGTGATGCTGAGAAAAGGACCTCGGTTTCTCACACAGATGGCACATACATTTCAACCACTTACACCAGAGGAGGAGAAAGGACCCTCCTGTCTATCTcaaacagcagcacctctgctgaCTCCTCAGAGAGTTCcacctttttttctgaaatttccaGCCCTTTTGACACGTCACTATCATCTGTGGCTCATGACAGGCAGACCAATGCATCAAACAGAAGCAGTTTTGTTGAACCATCTACGGAGCCGTTGCTGGTGCGCCCTTCCAAACCATCGACGTCTGCTTCTGCAGGCATCATAGAAAATACAACTCTAGTCAACACTGCCTCTGAGTTGTTGACCACTGACAGATCCTCTCTGTCTTCATCAGCATTTCCAGCCTCTTCCTCACTGTCATCACTGCAGCACTTGCTGTCATCAACACCACCACCAACTCATCTGTTTACGTTGTCAGAATCACCTGAGCCACGCTTGCCCTCTGTGATGGCATCTTCACCCCCTCTGCAGGCTTTGCCATCCTCCTTGCCCACTTCCTCCTTGCCCTCCCCATCTTACTCGTTAGCATCTTTACTGTCTGTGTTTTCATCCCCCTCATCCATCTCGCAGTCCAGTGAGAACGATCAAACAAGTACCACTGTGGCTACGGTCAGGCAGGAGCCCTCCACAGCTGCCACAGCCAGGAGCTCACCCAGAGAGACCAACAAGCCCAGTGTCACACACCAGCCCCAAAAGAGCACCACCTTCACTCCCACCAGGTCACCTCTCCCTACGGAACCCATGGAGCTGCTTGGTGGACGCGTTGTGTCCATGTCCGCTCCCGTGACAGTAACAGAGACTGCCTCGCCTAGAGATGCCACCACCcatggggacagctctgggaagGCAACACCACTGCTCACCACAGCCAGTGTTCCTCCACAGACTGGTCCAACAGATGCACCCCTTGGTCCCTCAGCAAGTGCAGCAAATGAGGGCAGCATTGTCCCCACAGTGGCAGTGACCACGGTGAAGCCTCCTGTGCTGACAACGCTGTCCGGTCGccggcccagcccaggtgaggCCAGCACCATGCAGGACCACAGGGCCCAGACACCCACTGCCACTAAGCACAGTTACACCACTGGTAAAAGCACAGAAGCCATGGCTCCCACCACTGCAAAGCCTGGTAAAGCCACTGAGGAAAACATCCCTGTTACAAGTCCTTCTGCAACACCTCCAACCATCAAAACCACTGGGAGCATTGCAACAACTTTGGCTGCTGCCAAACCAACCACTGCTCCTCTGCCAAGCAGCACAGTCAGGCTGAGGACATCACCTCCAGCCACAG AGGTGGATAAATGTCTATCCAACCCTTGTCCTGCATTGGCCACCTGCAACAACACCCATGGCTCCTATATCTGTCAGTGTCCTCTTGGATATGAGCTGGAAAAAGGAAAGTGCAATTTAG TGAGAATATTTATTGGCCAGGTTCCCCTGAAACTTAACATCACCCACGGGAAGTACACAGAGCTCTTCCACGTTGAGAGGGAGATCCTGGAGGTG CTCAATGCATCGCTGTCAGGCTTGCCAGGATACCACCACTCCACAGTTAAGGCAAGCAG ggaGGCAAATTTTGTGCACGTTTCAGTGCAATCCACGTTCTCTTTAGCATCCAACGTGACTTTCTTCGATGTTATCAGCAGTGTGAAAAGCTACATTCGAGCTTGCAAATCCCCCACTGAAGCCTGCCAGTTCATATCAAGCCTGAAATCACTCCACAGAG CTGGCAGCTTGTGCAGACAGAAGGACCCTGAATGTGACAAGGAAACTTCAGAATGCACGGACTTTGATGGGGTTGCTCTCTGCCAGTGCaaaagtgggtacttcaaataCAACAAGATGGACCACTCCTGCAGAG CCTGTGAGGATGGATATAAGCTGGAAAACGAGACCTGTGTGAG CTGCCCCTTTGGCTTGGGTGGATTCAACTGTGGAAACC CCTATCAGCTCATCACAGTGGTGATTGCAGCCGCAGGAGGGGGACTGCTGCTGATCATGGGCATTGCACTGATTGTCACCTGCTGCCG GAAGAATAAAAATGACATAAGTAAACTGATTTTCAAGAGTGGGGATTTCCAGATGTCACCTTATGCTGAATATCCGAAGAATCCCCGGGCACAGGAGTGGGGCAGAGAGACCATCGAGATGCAGGAGAATGGAAGCACCAAGAACCTGTTGCAGATGACAGATGTGTATTATTCG CCAACTGGACTGAGAAATCCTGAACTGGAAAGAAATGGACTTTTTCCTCCCTACACTGGTTTGCCTGGATCTCGACATTCGTGCATCTACCCTGGACAATACAATCCGTCCTTCATTAGTGATGAAACCAGAAGAAGAGACTACTTTTAG
- the HEG1 gene encoding protein HEG homolog 1 isoform X2: MPAACTLLLLLGLGLVPVPPAGSLPLASPRRLPPPPPPPPPSRNRVGRPSSLPAGSPVIESSHQERSSSTEMRTAGAPVELVTMLAGSREWASLPARHGAVPAASRVTGHTVPPASDGDVISQGAGSPENPSAGTVTHLLTHSHPPDPGSHHYAADRLGRGRRAPSTPAAAEGTPPGSEDVSTALAEGTQGGHHGLWNGSGFNTMRTVLLPSSPEAHHPGTDSLSQPMSSWVGTELGTAAASPSPSSALPGSLGQPQASSQASSTQTGAEHIMLRPRGVTGSLTSPLLTASPPMDSTFRGVGSSHQPSNSSATERFGSDFPSTSTSISTTAAKAGGRTLRSLPASTRLVTKAEISTSETEISSSSAQSQTPGVSLGAQGDGGRGVTDPLLSGLPSILGSASTTSGSSYEPPRSIPGAEETTDHLDIQAADMSSMAVGTLMSSENGHTAEVTRHSATSSNPTSSLGGTSSSLRTGTHHLNSTWEATDLPGPPLLTSSLSASEGPFPGVRGSNRPVAEKTSLASSVTSTPISATSSSGGRPPRSASGSSPWAAAKGSTSSSATYRTLGTTQSLSTSSGRETSRAPGSTGMTDFTEVADSPLTHSGSSLSPATGSSHVSFSILSTERRTNFPTTITSVYTTGTKGGGRTLRSLPASTTLAQTTEVSATGTESISSPGHSQSSLGAQGGGGRGSTLSSVNPLLTGSPSAPGSTSPDKASATGGHLSLTSTPGVVGTATREESSTVPVLDTHGASSATGSSAPSPLHTSTLDMVLLSSPAAQPGTQSRVPQSGAGLSELPTKLLPAFSASVSVPSPSATLFIHKEGTPQAPGSHRMWSTKAESLTSQLDTAGDTHTGPVPSSTAWPPVRRVSSGQAGSPEAKVTLSSKAFTYFSAAAEPSTFGSSHGSLSSSGAEKSLSSPITDPVHSSSLSAGAEERMLLSVTGGTLAGGMESSSFHAGAPSSPGPSEPALVEQGRTANASTSSTGFTGFATETVFVRSAKIPTYSSFQNDLTNFSGSHQPVSGSDAEKRTSVSHTDGTYISTTYTRGGERTLLSISNSSTSADSSESSTFFSEISSPFDTSLSSVAHDRQTNASNRSSFVEPSTEPLLVRPSKPSTSASAGIIENTTLVNTASELLTTDRSSLSSSAFPASSSLSSLQHLLSSTPPPTHLFTLSESPEPRLPSVMASSPPLQALPSSLPTSSLPSPSYSLASLLSVFSSPSSISQSSENDQTSTTVATVRQEPSTAATARSSPRETNKPSVTHQPQKSTTFTPTRSPLPTEPMELLGGRVVSMSAPVTVTETASPRDATTHGDSSGKATPLLTTASVPPQTGPTDAPLGPSASAANEGSIVPTVAVTTVKPPVLTTLSGRRPSPGEASTMQDHRAQTPTATKHSYTTGKSTEAMAPTTAKPGKATEENIPVTSPSATPPTIKTTGSIATTLAAAKPTTAPLPSSTVRLRTSPPATEVDKCLSNPCPALATCNNTHGSYICQCPLGYELEKGKCNLVRIFIGQVPLKLNITHGKYTELFHVEREILEVLNASLSGLPGYHHSTVKASREANFVHVSVQSTFSLASNVTFFDVISSVKSYIRACKSPTEACQFISSLKSLHRAGSLCRQKDPECDKETSECTDFDGVALCQCKSGYFKYNKMDHSCRACEDGYKLENETCVSCPFGLGGFNCGNPYQLITVVIAAAGGGLLLIMGIALIVTCCRKNKNDISKLIFKSGDFQMSPYAEYPKNPRAQEWGRETIEMQENGSTKNLLQMTDVYYSPTGLRNPELERNGLFPPYTGLPGSRHSCIYPGQYNPSFISDETRRRDYF; the protein is encoded by the exons TCATTGAAAGCAGCCATCAGGAGAGAAGCTCAAGCACAGAGATGAGGACTGCTGGTGCTCCTGTGGAGCTGGTGACGAtgctggctgggagcagggagtggGCATCACTGCCTGCCAGGCacggggcagtgccagcagcaagCAGGGTCACAGGGCACACTGTGCCACCTGCCAGTGACGGGGATGTCATCTCTCAAGGAGCAGGATCCCCAGAGAACCCATCTGCTGGCACAGTGACCCACCTGCTCACCCACAGCCATCCCCCCG ACCCTGGAAGCCATCACTATGCTGCAGAcaggctggggagaggcaggagggctCCCAGCacccctgcagctgctgaggggacACCACCAGGCTCTGAAGATGTCAGCACTGCTTtggctgaggggacacagggaggacACCATGGGCTCTGGAATGGGTCAGGGTTTAACACCATGAggacagtgctgctgccttcatCTCCAGAAGCTCATCACCCAG gcactgacagCCTCTCCCAACCCATGAGCAgctgggtgggcacagagctgggcactgcagctgcctcacccagccccagctctgccctccctggctccctgggacagccccaggcCTCCTCCCAAGCTTCAAGCACCCAGACTGGtgcagagcacatcatgctGCGCCCCAGGGGTGTCACAGGGAGCTTGACCAGCCCTTTGCTGACTGCATCACCTCCCATGGACAGCACCTTCAGAG GCGTTGGAAGCAGCCACCAGCCGTCCAACAGCTCAGCCACGGAGAGGTTCGGTTCGGATttccccagcaccagcacctccaTTTCCACAACAGCTGCCAAGGCTGGAGGGAGGACACTGAGGTCTCTGCCAGCCAGCACCAGGCTGGTCACCAAGGCAGAGATTTCCACCTCTGAGACTGaaatcagcagctcctcagcccaGAGCCAGACCCCTGGCGTGTCTCTGGGTGCCCAGGGTGATGGAGGCAGAGGTGTCACAGACCCATTGCTCTCAGGCTTGCCATCCATTTTAGGAAGTGCTTCCACAA CTTCTGGCAGCAGTTATGAACCccccaggagcatcccaggtgcagaagaGACAACGGATCACTTGGACATCCAGGCTGCTGACATGTCCAGCATGGCAGTGGGGACACTGATGTCCTCAGAAAATGGCCACACAGCAGAAGTGACAAGGCactctgccaccagcagcaaCCCCACAAGCTCTCTGGGTGGGACCTCCTCTTCCTTGAGGACTGGGACACATCATCTCAACAGCACATGGGAAGCCACTGATCTCCCAGGCCCTCCTTTGCTCACAAGCTCCCTCTCTGCCTCTGAAGGTCCTTTCCCAG GTGTCAGAGGCAGCAACAGACCAGTGGCAGAGAAAACCTCCCTCGCTTCCTCTGTCACCAGCACTCCCATTTCAGCCACATCCAGCAGTGGGGGGAGGCCCCCCAGGTCAGCCTcgggcagcagcccctgggcagcagccaagGGCTCCACGTCCAGCAGTGCCACGTACAGAACCTTGGGAACAACCCAGTCCTTGTCCACATCTTCTGGGAGAGAGACCTCCAGGGCTCCGGGGTCCACAGGAATGACAGATTTCACTGAGGTGGCAGACTCTCCCCTAACACACTCTGGCTCTTCTCTTTCCCCAG CTACTGGAAGCAGCCATGTGTCATTCAGCATCCTGTCAACAGAGAGAAGAACCAATTTCCCCACCACCATCACCTCTGTTTACACAACAGGCACCAAGGGAGGAGGGAGGACATTAAGGTCTCTGCCAGCCAGCACCACCCTGGCCCAAACAACAGAGGTTTCCGCCACTGGTACTGAAAGCATCAGCTctcctggccattcccagtCTTCTTTGGGAGCCCAGGGTGGTGGTGGCAGAGGTTCCACCCTGTCATCTGTGAACCCATTGCTCACAGGCTCACCATCTGCTCCAGGAAGCACTTCCCCAG ACAAGGCCTCAGCAACAGGAGGACACCTGTCTCTCACCAGCACACCCGGTGTGGTGGGAACTGCCACCAGGGAGGAGAgcagcacagtgcctgtgttGGACACCCATGGAGCTTCCAGTGccacagggagctctgctccctctcccctccACACCAGCACCCTGGACATGGTGCTGCTGTCctcaccagcagcacagcctgggacacagagtcgtGTTCCACAGAGCGGGGCCGGACTCAGTGAGCTTCCAACAAAGCTGCTGCCTGCATTTTCTGCCAGCGTTTCAGTGCCTTCACCTTCAGCCACACTCTTCATCCACAAGGAAGGGACACCTCAAGCCCCAGGTAGCCACAGGATGTGGAGCACAAAAGCAGAAAGCCTCACATCTCAGCtggacacagctggggacacccacaCCGGCCCTGTCCCATCCTCCACGGCATGGCCTCCAGTGAGACGTGTGTCATCTGGCCAAGCAGGGTCCCCAGAGGCCAAGGTCACCCTTTCATCCAAGGCCTTCACCTActtctcagctgctgctgaaccTTCCA CATTTGGCAGCAGCCATGGCTCCCTAAGCAGCTCAGGTGCTGAGAAGAGCCTGTCCAGCCCCATCACCGATCCCGTGCACAGTTCATCCCTGTCTGCGGGTGCTGAGGAGAGGATGCTGCTCTCAGTGACAGGTGGCACTCTGGCTGGTGGCATGGAGAGCTCTTCTTTCCATGCTGgagctcccagctctccagggCCATCTGAGCCAGCCCtggtggagcagggcaggacagccaACGCCTCCACCAGCAGCACGGGCTTCACGGGCTTTGCGACAGAGACGGTGTTTGTGCGTTCTGCCAAGATACCCACTTACTCTTCTTTCCAGAATGATCTCACAA ACTTTTCAGGTAGCCATCAGCCAGTCAGTGGCAGTGATGCTGAGAAAAGGACCTCGGTTTCTCACACAGATGGCACATACATTTCAACCACTTACACCAGAGGAGGAGAAAGGACCCTCCTGTCTATCTcaaacagcagcacctctgctgaCTCCTCAGAGAGTTCcacctttttttctgaaatttccaGCCCTTTTGACACGTCACTATCATCTGTGGCTCATGACAGGCAGACCAATGCATCAAACAGAAGCAGTTTTGTTGAACCATCTACGGAGCCGTTGCTGGTGCGCCCTTCCAAACCATCGACGTCTGCTTCTGCAGGCATCATAGAAAATACAACTCTAGTCAACACTGCCTCTGAGTTGTTGACCACTGACAGATCCTCTCTGTCTTCATCAGCATTTCCAGCCTCTTCCTCACTGTCATCACTGCAGCACTTGCTGTCATCAACACCACCACCAACTCATCTGTTTACGTTGTCAGAATCACCTGAGCCACGCTTGCCCTCTGTGATGGCATCTTCACCCCCTCTGCAGGCTTTGCCATCCTCCTTGCCCACTTCCTCCTTGCCCTCCCCATCTTACTCGTTAGCATCTTTACTGTCTGTGTTTTCATCCCCCTCATCCATCTCGCAGTCCAGTGAGAACGATCAAACAAGTACCACTGTGGCTACGGTCAGGCAGGAGCCCTCCACAGCTGCCACAGCCAGGAGCTCACCCAGAGAGACCAACAAGCCCAGTGTCACACACCAGCCCCAAAAGAGCACCACCTTCACTCCCACCAGGTCACCTCTCCCTACGGAACCCATGGAGCTGCTTGGTGGACGCGTTGTGTCCATGTCCGCTCCCGTGACAGTAACAGAGACTGCCTCGCCTAGAGATGCCACCACCcatggggacagctctgggaagGCAACACCACTGCTCACCACAGCCAGTGTTCCTCCACAGACTGGTCCAACAGATGCACCCCTTGGTCCCTCAGCAAGTGCAGCAAATGAGGGCAGCATTGTCCCCACAGTGGCAGTGACCACGGTGAAGCCTCCTGTGCTGACAACGCTGTCCGGTCGccggcccagcccaggtgaggCCAGCACCATGCAGGACCACAGGGCCCAGACACCCACTGCCACTAAGCACAGTTACACCACTGGTAAAAGCACAGAAGCCATGGCTCCCACCACTGCAAAGCCTGGTAAAGCCACTGAGGAAAACATCCCTGTTACAAGTCCTTCTGCAACACCTCCAACCATCAAAACCACTGGGAGCATTGCAACAACTTTGGCTGCTGCCAAACCAACCACTGCTCCTCTGCCAAGCAGCACAGTCAGGCTGAGGACATCACCTCCAGCCACAG AGGTGGATAAATGTCTATCCAACCCTTGTCCTGCATTGGCCACCTGCAACAACACCCATGGCTCCTATATCTGTCAGTGTCCTCTTGGATATGAGCTGGAAAAAGGAAAGTGCAATTTAG TGAGAATATTTATTGGCCAGGTTCCCCTGAAACTTAACATCACCCACGGGAAGTACACAGAGCTCTTCCACGTTGAGAGGGAGATCCTGGAGGTG CTCAATGCATCGCTGTCAGGCTTGCCAGGATACCACCACTCCACAGTTAAGGCAAGCAG ggaGGCAAATTTTGTGCACGTTTCAGTGCAATCCACGTTCTCTTTAGCATCCAACGTGACTTTCTTCGATGTTATCAGCAGTGTGAAAAGCTACATTCGAGCTTGCAAATCCCCCACTGAAGCCTGCCAGTTCATATCAAGCCTGAAATCACTCCACAGAG CTGGCAGCTTGTGCAGACAGAAGGACCCTGAATGTGACAAGGAAACTTCAGAATGCACGGACTTTGATGGGGTTGCTCTCTGCCAGTGCaaaagtgggtacttcaaataCAACAAGATGGACCACTCCTGCAGAG CCTGTGAGGATGGATATAAGCTGGAAAACGAGACCTGTGTGAG CTGCCCCTTTGGCTTGGGTGGATTCAACTGTGGAAACC CCTATCAGCTCATCACAGTGGTGATTGCAGCCGCAGGAGGGGGACTGCTGCTGATCATGGGCATTGCACTGATTGTCACCTGCTGCCG GAAGAATAAAAATGACATAAGTAAACTGATTTTCAAGAGTGGGGATTTCCAGATGTCACCTTATGCTGAATATCCGAAGAATCCCCGGGCACAGGAGTGGGGCAGAGAGACCATCGAGATGCAGGAGAATGGAAGCACCAAGAACCTGTTGCAGATGACAGATGTGTATTATTCG CCAACTGGACTGAGAAATCCTGAACTGGAAAGAAATGGACTTTTTCCTCCCTACACTGGTTTGCCTGGATCTCGACATTCGTGCATCTACCCTGGACAATACAATCCGTCCTTCATTAGTGATGAAACCAGAAGAAGAGACTACTTTTAG